The proteins below are encoded in one region of Pieris rapae chromosome W, ilPieRapa1.1, whole genome shotgun sequence:
- the LOC123690431 gene encoding polypeptide N-acetylgalactosaminyltransferase 1-like, which translates to MPSSTAQTEEQNEFEKQILEDETRIIPDLGEGGVAAHLFGHAKRLGEQSEKQLAINVYLSDQFPYNRSLEDHRNPARKRVLYDAELPSASVIIIFHNEPYSVVVRTIWSVVNSARRNQPWYRRVNYVDRHTGAKMTMGYPGQDPSSPFVKEIILVDDNSTLPELRGKLSHYIRTRIPPDLIKILRLPDRVGLTRARLAGARYATGDTLVFLDAHCETQTDWLRPLLQRVKDAPHAVVVPIIDVIEADTFYYSVQDPAVFQVGGFTFMGHFTWIDVPEWEKKLRGSDIAPTWSPTMAGGLFAINRQYYWELGAYDEQMAGWGGENLEMSFRIWQCGGTLETIPCSRVGHVFRSFHPYGLPAHTDTHGINTARMADVWMDEYAELFYLHRPDLRNNPKIGDVTHRKVLREKLKCKSFAWYLQHVYKDKFVPVRDVFGFGRFRNPSGLCLDSLQREGEGSPLGSYPCHNTLEATQYFALSLKGELRDEERCAELQYIRRAPDENEASSRRVLMVTCHRKLRGQRWRYLPSKQLQHIETSLCLTSPREAGGDVTAAKCVSGVEQKWSIDYTVENDFRLDNKGEPSEQELRLQKLRGQRRISRSLLSVNETDQRRHKKSKKKRKKDKFILKLVRRAISSEEHLEVDIYCKHRTLYPNNSFVRDIVSALNERDITVINNGRVFEKHRVTPLHTHTHTHKHKVHEEIQPKEVKPDVQDDK; encoded by the exons ATCATCGTAATCCTGCACGTAAGCGTGTTTTATATGATGCTGAGTTACCATCAGCATCTGTGATAATTATCTTTCACAATGAGCCATATTCAGTTGTTGTAAGAACTATATGGAGTGTTGTGAACAGTGCAAGAAGAAACCAGCCCTGGTACAGAAGGGTAAACTATGTTGATAGGCATACAGGGGCCAAAATGACAATGG gGTATCCCGGCCAAGACCCATCATCACCatttgtaaaagaaataatattagttgATGATAACTCAACATTGCCTGAACTAAGAGGTAAACTTAGTCATTACATACGAACCAGGATACCACCAGATCTGATCAAGATATTACGGTTGCCTGATCG TGTCGGCCTAACACGAGCACGTCTCGCGGGAGCTCGTTACGCGACTGGCGATACGTTGGTCTTCTTGGACGCACATTGCGAAACGCAAACCGACTGGCTTAGGCCCTTACTCCAACGGGTCAAGGATGCCCCTCATGCTGTTGTGGTACCCATCATAGATGTGATAGAGGCGGACACGTTTTACTACAGCGTTCAAGACCCGGCCGTGTTTCAG GTGGGAGGGTTCACTTTCATGGGCCATTTCACGTGGATTGATGTTCCCGAATGGGAGAAAAAGCTGCGCGGATCAGACATTGCCCCAACATG GTCTCCAACAATGGCGGGTGGTCTTTTCGCGATAAATCGTCAGTATTATTGGGAATTGGGAGCGTATGATGAGCAGATGGCTGGATGGGGTGGTGAGAACCTGGAAATGTCCTTTAGGATTTGGCAGT GTGGCGGTACCCTCGAAACGATTCcgtgttcacgggtcggacaTGTGTTTCGATCGTTCCATCCATATGGCCTACCTGCACACACCGACACACACg GAATAAACACAGCCCGAATGGCCGATGTGTGGATGGATGAATATGCCGAATTATTTTATCTCCATCGACCAGATTTGAGG AACAATCCAAAAATCGGTGACGTGACACATAGAAAGGTTCTCCGGGAGAAGCTCAAATGCAAGAGCTTCGCGTGGTACCTCCAACATGTTTATAAGGATAAATTTGTGCCCGTCAGAGACGTTTTTGGATTCGGCAG GTTCCGCAATCCGTCCGGTCTCTGCCTGGATAGCCTCCAACGAGAAGGCGAAGGGTCTCCTCTCGGCTCTTACCCTTGTCATAACACTCTCGAAGCCACTCAGTACTTCGCTCTTTCACTGAAAGGAGAACTCAGGGACGAGGAAAGATGTGCCGAATTGCAATATATCAG ACGTGCTCCGGACGAAAATGAAGCCAGCAGTCGGCGTGTGCTCATGGTCACCTGTCACAGGAAGTTGAGGGGACAG CGATGGCGCTACCTGCCGTCCAAACAGCTTCAGCACATTGAGACTAGCCTATGTCTGACATCGCCGAGGGAAGCGGGTGGTGACGTCACGGCGGCCAAGTGTGTGTCGGGTGTGGAGCAGAAATGGTCCATAGACTATACTGTAGAGAATGACTTTAGACTTGACA ATAAAGGTGAACCGAGTGAACAAGAACTTAGATTGCAGAAATTGAGAGGACagag ACGCATCTCCCGTTCTCTATTATCGGTGAACGAAACAGATCAACGCCGACACAAAAAGAGCAAAAAGAAGAGGAAGAAGGACAAGTTTATACTGAAATTAGTGAGAAGGGCGATCAGCAGCGAGGAGCATCTGGAGGTGGATATTTATTGCAAACATCGAACCCTGTACCCGAATAATAGCTTCGTGAGAGACATCGTCAGCGCACTCAACGAAAGGGATATTACT GTGATCAACAATGGGCGTGTGTTTGAGAAACATCGAGTCACACCACTGCACAcgcatacacacacacacaaacacaaagTG CACGAAGAAATCCAGCCGAAGGAAGTGAAACCAGATGTTCAAGATGATAAA